Part of the Musa acuminata AAA Group cultivar baxijiao chromosome BXJ2-7, Cavendish_Baxijiao_AAA, whole genome shotgun sequence genome is shown below.
AAGAACAAGATCAAGAAGCATTTAAAACGAACAAGGTTTCTGGTGGTGATGGATGATATCTGGAAGGTTTCAGATTGGGAAACAATCAAGACAGCCTTTCCCGAAGAATACACAGCATCTCGAGTACTGCTCACCACCCGTAAAATGGATGTTGCCGAAACTGCAGACCCGGACAGCCCTCCACACCATCTCAAACTTCTCGAGTCGGAGGAAAGTTGGACTTTGTTCTGCAAAAATGCATTTTCTAATGCATGTTGCCCACCTCATTTGCAGCATTTTCAGGATAAAATCATCCAAAAATGTGGCGGATTACCTCTGGCGATCGTGGTTTTAGCCGGGCTGCTACGGAGGAAGCATGAAGCTCACGAGTGGAGCCAAACCTTGGAACGTATTTCTCATGCACCTAACAAAACCGATGATCAAACTCACAAAATATTAGCTCTCAGTTACAATGATCTACCTCATCATCTCAAGTCTTGCTTTCTTTATTTTGCTGCATTCCCCGAGGACGACGACATCGACGCTGATAGGTTGATGCGTTTATGGATTGCCGAGGGTTTCGTAGGATCAGACCTGGAGGGTCGAACAATGGAGGACCTGGCAGAGATGTATTTGATAGAGCTTATCAGTCGGTGCATGATACAGGTGGGAAGGAGGAATTTGATTAGGGGTGTGGGATCTGTTCGAATCCATGATTTACTGCTAGACTTGGCTCGTCATGAAGCTAGAAAACTCAATTTTTGCATATCCATTTGGGACAAAGGCGATTCAACTGATGTACGACGTCTTAGTATCACAGATGATGTAGGCGTGCTTCTATATACATCACTCGGTTTATCTATCCCTAAACTACGGTCGCTTCTTTTCCACCTTACATATGATGTCGATATGCCAAGCAAATCTATGATTCGTGGATTCAAGTTTCTCAGGGTGTTGGACCTCCTGCGTGTTTATATTGAAAGCTTACCAAGTGAGATCGGAGACTTGATCCTATTGAGGTACTTAGCCCTGTCATTGTCACATGTAAAGGAATTGCCTTCAACTATTGGAAATCTTTGCCATCTACAGACCTTTATCTTAGTCGGTGACGAATTTACGATACCAGATTCGTTTTGGAAGATCCAAACACTAAGACATTTCATGGTTGATTCACCGATTGAGCCAAAAGCAGGATGCTGCCTGAAAGATATGCATACAATGTGCGAAGTTCAAAGTGGGAAATGGGTAGGGGATGGTAGCTTGGAGAGAATGAGAAACCTTCGACGCTTGGGCTTGTACAAAATATCGAGCTCTGATTCCAAAGGTTTGGACAATGCTCTCGGGAGATTAAACCGACTTGTTTGGTTGGAAATGAGGGGACATGCGTTGCCAGCAAATATACTGTGTTCATCTAATCACCCTCACCTTCGATACTTAGATTTGAGGGGACCATTGGAGAGGCTTCATACGGACAACATCCACCACGACGCTCCATTTCTTCCTAACTTGGCAAGCCTTAATCTTGCGATGACAAGGTTGGAGAGTGATGATGTTTCTTCCATACTCGCAAAACTGCCTAACCTCGAACGTCTTACTTTAAAATATGAAGCAGTCGTGGGGAGCGTTTTGGTGTTTCCCAAGGGTGGCTTCCCCCGGCTGCAATATTTGTCTCTTGGGACATTGCAAGACTTGGAGGAGTGGCGGGTGGAAGAGGGGGCGATGCCTTGCCTCAGAGAATTACGTCTTTGGGACTGCGACAACTTGAGAATGCTTCCGGAGGGACTGCGACGACTCACCCAACTGAAGCTATTTAAACTGATTGGAATGCCAGTAATCGAGAGAAGGATCGAGAAGGATAATGGGGAGGATTATTACAAGATCCAGCACGTGCCTTCCATTAAAATTAAGGACTAACCGTGTTGATTAGACACGTTGGTCCTACACAGCAATTATGTTCATTCCCACCGCAGTAGCGACTCCAATTTCTAATGCCACCACCACTTAAATGTTAATTAGACATGTATTGTATGAAGACGGACATGTTATATTTCTTTCTATttctgtatatatacatatgtatgtacctCTCAATattgaaatgaaaataaaaattactATAACCGTTTTGTATAATGTAACATACATTTAGATATAAACAAGTCAACttattaattaaattcatatgcCCATTAGATTAGTTGGTAAAATTTTATCCTTAATACTAAGTTGATAGAGAAAATATTCATCTCTTAATTGTCAAGGCGAGTGTTAAGTATTCTCCCTACATTTGGACAGAATTGTTGTATCTTTTGCCCTGTACAACATGAATTTGTTGAGCAATTCTTCGATTGTTCTCTCACAATTAATTTTTAGACACATGCCTTTACTCATTTgggtataaaatttaatttatttggTTAGATGAATTTTAACTCGAGAAAAGATTTTCGACTACTACTGTTATTATTTATACATTTGTTATTGTCGACACTCTTTGAATCCTTAGAGTGATGTGATCTTTAATGGTATCGAATGgttctttttttataaaatatttatattttgagtatttcctaaataatattctttcttttattttttttcaaatagttTCAAAAATCTAACATACTAAAAAAAATTGTCACCAAAGTTTTTCgcttatttttttatcaatttttaactatcataatatttttcaatagaaTTTATGGTATTTTTTTATAGTGTTTACAGTGTTCTATTGAGatactaaaaatactataaaggtTATTAGAAAATACTGTAAGTGATATCATGTTGTATCTCTTTAATTATCATTGCCCATGGGCCGTTACACTACTATATTTTTAAGCTTATAATTAGTTTAACTGAGGATACAAGTTTATTTTGATTATTGATAGTATTTTTTATTAGgtcctataatatttttatta
Proteins encoded:
- the LOC135616403 gene encoding protein RECOGNITION OF PERONOSPORA PARASITICA 7-like; translation: MAGPIVDMVLGKMSEHAFKEVILILNVGDKVEVSMSTLRLLLSFLEDVDQNPKFQYNKLVQEWVSLIQYLAYGIEDVVDEYTLRVDRLRWKYSLKCIGNLPTRILARYQLTKSLQRINRNLQEMPKYASMLDIQSIPSSSLSPIKNTNLTLRDDVADEVFGFDHDIQVITDQLCDLHVARRAVISIVGMGGSGKTTLANKVYNSQAVKDHFQCRAWIVVSQSYTAREILTNIMKQTTNIESNQIWEMDEAEMKNKIKKHLKRTRFLVVMDDIWKVSDWETIKTAFPEEYTASRVLLTTRKMDVAETADPDSPPHHLKLLESEESWTLFCKNAFSNACCPPHLQHFQDKIIQKCGGLPLAIVVLAGLLRRKHEAHEWSQTLERISHAPNKTDDQTHKILALSYNDLPHHLKSCFLYFAAFPEDDDIDADRLMRLWIAEGFVGSDLEGRTMEDLAEMYLIELISRCMIQVGRRNLIRGVGSVRIHDLLLDLARHEARKLNFCISIWDKGDSTDVRRLSITDDVGVLLYTSLGLSIPKLRSLLFHLTYDVDMPSKSMIRGFKFLRVLDLLRVYIESLPSEIGDLILLRYLALSLSHVKELPSTIGNLCHLQTFILVGDEFTIPDSFWKIQTLRHFMVDSPIEPKAGCCLKDMHTMCEVQSGKWVGDGSLERMRNLRRLGLYKISSSDSKGLDNALGRLNRLVWLEMRGHALPANILCSSNHPHLRYLDLRGPLERLHTDNIHHDAPFLPNLASLNLAMTRLESDDVSSILAKLPNLERLTLKYEAVVGSVLVFPKGGFPRLQYLSLGTLQDLEEWRVEEGAMPCLRELRLWDCDNLRMLPEGLRRLTQLKLFKLIGMPVIERRIEKDNGEDYYKIQHVPSIKIKD